A region of the Nocardia nova SH22a genome:
GAGTTGGTGCGGGTTTTGCTGGCGATACGCCCGCAGGTGGTGATCGGCTACGACCCGCATGGCGGCTATGGTCACCCAGATCATATTCGCGCGCACCAGATCACGATGGCCGCAGTCGACGCAACAGCCGGGCTTGGTTGGGCGACACCAAAACTGTACTGGGCGGTGACAGACGCGACCGTTCTGCATCGCCACCTCCGGTCATTGTCGCACCGCAGTGCTGAGCTGCCGCCGGGCTGGCGTTTGCCTGTCACGGGCGAGCTGGCGAGCGTGCCGAGCTCATCTGTGACCACAACGATTGACGTATCGGAGGTAATGCCAGCCAAGCTGGCAGCATTGCGATCGCATTCCACCCAGATCAGCGTTTCCCCGACCGGAAGAGAGTTTGCGCTGTCGAACAAGATCGCCCAGCCAATCCTGCCGGAGGAACACTTCATTTTGGTCCGCGGCCGACTCGACGCAGGCTGCCCAGCCCGGCATGAACGCGATCTTCTCGCGGGCTTGAGCGCGAATACGAAATGACGGCTCGGGCCAACCGTCCTCTGGCGCGGTTCGGTCGTGGAATCCGGTTCTGGGGAGTTGCAGCGTCGCGAGGGCAACGCTTCACGTCAATCCCGAGGTTGTGCTTCTCCACGGGATGTCGGTGGCGATCATTGATTGCACACCGATGGCCGTCCCGGACTGCGACGGCAGTTCCGGCTGCAGGACGTCCAGGGCGGGCGGGACTGGACGTGTCGAAAGAGCCTGGCTTTGGCAATCGACCTGGACACTGGGCCGAAGCCAAGCGGGATCGATTCATGCGCAGCTGGGGGTTGCGTGGGCGAGTGTATGAGTCCTAACGGCTTCGCCTCTCCCGTGGCAAGACTGGCCCTTAGTGGCTTGATGCGCTGCTGTAGGCTCTGAAACACCAACCACAAGCTTGTTCGAGTCTGTGCGCGGCCGATTACCCAAATCACGAGCGCCCCGAACTCCTTGTGAGCAAGGGGCGTTCGTACTTTCTCCTTCAAGCGCGAAGGTCACCATCCTGCCCGCGGGACAGACACTCGGCACCACCGAACAGTTGCCCCTGGTCGAACGCCATCTCTACAGCGAGGACTATCTGCTCGACACGCTCGCCGTGCGCCTGGGCGGTCGTGCCGCCGAATTGACCGTCTTCGGACAGGCTTCGACGGGGGCCGCCAACGACCTGGCCCAGGCCACCGAGCTGGCCACGAAGATGGTCCGCGAGTTCGGGCTGTCTCCGGCACTGGGGC
Encoded here:
- the mshB gene encoding N-acetyl-1-D-myo-inositol-2-amino-2-deoxy-alpha-D-glucopyranoside deacetylase, with product MNTRMSVYRSASNSSTHGSEEGVPGRPTGGLLLVHAHPDDESVTTGGTIAYYRRRGVPVTVVTCTLGEEGRVIGERYAQLVSSTADQLGGYRIAELTRALAALDAGEPWFLGGPGRWRDTGVVGTSTGPGLPDPLHSRAFASAGDEAVHELVRVLLAIRPQVVIGYDPHGGYGHPDHIRAHQITMAAVDATAGLGWATPKLYWAVTDATVLHRHLRSLSHRSAELPPGWRLPVTGELASVPSSSVTTTIDVSEVMPAKLAALRSHSTQISVSPTGREFALSNKIAQPILPEEHFILVRGRLDAGCPARHERDLLAGLSANTK